Genomic window (Aurantimicrobium sp. INA4):
GATGACCTCATCGCCGTCACTAATGCCTGCATTTTTCATGCTGTCACCAGAGACGCGAACAATAAACGTGGAGTTCACGTCTTTGATCAGGTGAGTGTTCAGATCTACGCGACCGTCAAAATAATCTTGGGCAGGGGAGGGCCACCCCGCTGAAACGGCGGTTGATGCGGCCAAAATAGCCGGAATGGATTCCCCGCGCAGTGGTCTGACCGCTGCAGATGGTGCAGTTTGTGCCATGGTGAGCCCCTCTGTTTATTCGAATATATCTTCGAATAGTTGAGCATATCCCACGGACACTGGGTGTTGTCTAGTCCTGAAGTGAGGTAGGAGCAAAACAAGAAATCCCCCGGAATTCCGGGGGATTTTCTCTATGTGGAGGGGATGACGGGAATCGAACCCGCGTAATCAGTTTGGAAGACTGAGGCTCTACCATTGAGCTACATCCCCAGAAGGGTTGGCACCAGTTTAGCGTGGGCCAGCCATCTCATCTTATACGTTAGAGTAGTACTCGGTCATTTCGCCTCGGCGAATGCCGGACTTGCTTGAAGTTACCTTCTGTGTAACGTGAGGGCAGGACCGGGGCGTAGCTCAGCTTGGCTAGAGCGCCCGCTTTGGGAGCGGGAGGTCGCAGGTTCGAATCCTGTCGC
Coding sequences:
- the umuD gene encoding translesion error-prone DNA polymerase V autoproteolytic subunit, with protein sequence MAQTAPSAAVRPLRGESIPAILAASTAVSAGWPSPAQDYFDGRVDLNTHLIKDVNSTFIVRVSGDSMKNAGISDGDEVIVDRALTPRDGDVVVAVLDGELTLKRLHIRSENVLLKAENPKYPDISVASLSELIIWGVVTRCLHHV